The following proteins come from a genomic window of Candidozyma auris chromosome 4, complete sequence:
- a CDS encoding NCA2 family protein yields the protein MLAILRADDSMAIASKESLQSDLNSLERMVTDFMRDNNIAVDSAQVHQAVSQGDLTVMMSQYEKEIKTPYKSIISGQLIRSILIQIQKTKVDGAMAISGIDKLLKSQQLLFGMLSVSPSLFILYQTNQALRKDTAISSKNTRIECLKSLNSVAALVNRESHDDKLISDGKLFVEIVNLTLLSKKCIPARLHDDWLADLNGLMVTSAEDGDLAARAVERIWNMYSPFFRRGVD from the coding sequence ATGTTGGCGATTCTTCGTGCTGACGACTCGATGGCCATTGCATCGAAGGAGTCGTTGCAATCTGATCTCAATTCGTTGGAACGAATGGTCACTGATTTCATGAGGGACAACAACATTGCCGTGGACTCTGCACAAGTGCACCAGGCAGTGTCTCAGGGCGATTTAACGGTGATGATGTCTCAGTACGAGAAAGAGATCAAGACTCCGTACAAACTGATCATCCTGGGCCAGTTGATCCGGTCGATTTTGATCCAGATCCAGAAAACCAAAGTCGACGGTGCCATGGCCATCAGCGGTATAGAcaagttgctcaagctgCAGCAGTTGCTTTTTGGCATGCTATCTGTGCTGCCGCTGCTTTTCATACTCTACCAGACAAATCAGGCGCTCCGCAAGGATACAGCTATATCCAGCAAAAATACTCGCATTGAGTGTCTAAAGAGCCTCAATCTGGTGGCAGCTCTTGTCAATCGGGAATCTCACGACGACAAGCTCATCAGCGACGGCAAGCTTTTCGTGGAGATTGTGAACCTCACACTTCTCCTGAAGAAATGCATCCCAGCAAGGCTACATGACGATTGGCTCGCCGATCTCAATGGTCTCATGGTGACCAGTGCAGAGGATGGCGATTTAGCAGCCAGAGCCGTTGAGAGGATCTGGAACATGTACCTGCCCTTCTTCCGTCGGGGAGTTGATTAG
- the TRY4 gene encoding Try4p, which translates to MARGSSERGDERTPTSGPAAVAPAQESPATPRAMSLDLSNRRSSASSAGSSSPPQDSSPTFHNSSAFSPMSHGGYGTKTATGNSRIFNCKHCQRAFTREEHLTRHILSTHNKLKPYICGICSRPFSRRDLLLRHAKNLHQGSEVAVSRIRKSCKKSPDDEEERKGSSKDGRMKMSVNMLVS; encoded by the coding sequence ATGGCTCGCGGGTCCAGCGAACGTGGAGACGAGCGTACTCCCACTTCTGGACCTGCTGCCGTTGCCCCGGCCCAGGAGTCGCCGGCAACGCCTCGGGCCATGTCCTTAGACCTTTCAAATCGAAGATCCCTGGCGTCCAGCGCCGGCTCGTCTTCGCCTCCGCAGGACTCGCTGCCCACTTTCCACAATTCGCTGGCTTTCTCTCCCATGTCTCATGGCGGCTACGGCACCAAGACGGCTACGGGAAACCTGCGGATATTCAATTGCAAACACTGCCAGAGAGCGTTCACTCGAGAAGAGCATCTCACAAGGCACATTTTGCTGACCCACAATAAGCTCAAGCCGTACATCTGTGGCATTTGCCTGAGGCCCTTCTCCAGAAGAGACTTGCTTCTACGGCACGCAAAGAACTTGCACCAGGGTTCCGAGGTGGCGGTTCTGCGCATCAGGAAGAGCTGCAAGAAGAGTcctgatgatgaagaggagaggAAAGGTTCGTCCAAAGACGGCAGAATGAAGATGTCTGTCAACATGTTGGTATCGTGA
- the CEM1 gene encoding fatty acid synthase CEM1: MSRVVVTGIGLVTPLGIGTRATWSNIVKGCSGLISTKSLPDYESAGWDKVPSKVIGKVPNWDPDRCKDKDARRWALFTQYGIVATQEALEDAKLDLDAVDKSKVGVAVGSGIGSFEDAYANSVAFHEKGYKRVQPLFIPRLLNNMAAGNISIKYGLRGPLHSVSTACATGLNAIGDAYNFIHNGYADVMVCGGTEASIHPLALAGFARARSVVTEYEDEPWKASRPFDADRNGFVLSEGCGILILERLEAAKQRNAPIYAEVGGYGLSGDANHITAPLETGDGAYMAMKMALDRAQVDPSQVDYINAHATSTVIGDRAENHAISTLFAKNSNLAVSSTKSSIGHLLGAAGAVEAAFTLKAMETGRLPPTLNLQNVGRHKDDDPAQFERFDYVANESKPKQVNHGLCNSFGFGGVNSSILFSRI, translated from the coding sequence atGTCTCGAGTTGTTGTCACTGGCATAGGTCTCGTCACGCCCTTGGGCATTGGCACCCGGGCCACGTGGCTGAATATCGTCAAGGGCTGCTCGGGCCTCATATCCACCAAACTGCTCCCTGACTACGAGTCAGCCGGCTGGGACAAAGTCCCCTCCAAAGTGATTGGCAAAGTCCCCAACTGGGATCCTGACAGATGTAAGGACAAAGACGCCAGACGGTGGGCGCTTTTCACGCAGTACGGCATTGTGGCGACACAAGAGGCATTGGAGGACGCTAAGTTGGACTTGGACGCCGTGGACAAATCCAAAGTGGGGGTGGCGGTTGGGTCTGGCATTGGCTCGTTTGAAGACGCCTATGCCAATTCGGTGGCATTTCATGAAAAGGGCTACAAACGCGTGCAGCCGCTCTTCATCCCACGTCTTTTGAACAACATGGCTGCTGGGAACATCTCCATCAAATATGGGCTTCGAGGACCCTTGCACTCAGTGTCTACGGCGTGTGCTACAGGTTTGAACGCCATTGGCGATGCGTACAACTTTATTCATAACGGGTATGCCGATGTGATGGTTTGTGGGGGCACAGAGGCTTCCATCCATCCGTTGGCGTTGGCTGGGTTTGCCAGAGCAAGGTCGGTGGTGACTGAGTACGAGGATGAGCCTTGGAAAGCTCTGAGGCCGTTTGATGCAGACAGAAATGGCTTTGTGCTTAGTGAGGGCTGCGggatcttgattttggagagGTTAGAAGCGgcaaagcaaagaaacGCTCCCATATACGCTGAAGTGGGCGGGTACGGTCTTTCTGGAGACGCCAACCACATCACGGCGCCTTTGGAAACTGGCGACGGCGCTTACATGGCCATGAAAATGGCGCTAGACCGGGCCCAAGTCGATCCGAGTCAGGTGGACTACATCAACGCACACGCTACATCTACAGTGATTGGAGACCGAGCAGAAAACCACGCAATACTGACTTTATTTGCGAAAAACAGTAACCTAGCCGTGTCTTCAACGAAATCGTCCATCGGCCACTTGCTTGGTGCCGCGGGCGCCGTGGAAGCTGCGTTCACGTTGAAGGCAATGGAGACAGGGCGATTGCCGCCCACCCTTAATTTACAAAATGTTGGTCGTCACAAGGACGACGACCCGGCACAGTTCGAGCGGTTCGACTATGTTGCCAACGAGAGCAAGCCGAAGCAAGTCAACCACGGCTTGTGCAACTCGTTCGGGTTTGGTGGCGTGAACAGCTCTATTCTCTTTAGTAGAATATAG
- a CDS encoding SKN1/KRE6 family beta-glucan synthesis-associated protein: protein MSHRDLTHNYTDSPRNPFDDGSGSYDSNFDDSDELLQHERSNSIGPDVVGPDVVDPERAHYNGYYADQRRFVSSPSSGQGNGQFSASGQGNLVAPTEFNRYPSLANSREPSSTSLSSQFRRQGGSQYMQLAQNGGGSSETTSSNGENVSDPFLAKVDLSPFGGYPAHQFPLHIDEKEPDDYLHNPDPIADAAYDKNRFWYDLKHMDRRVGWGLVGFILLLVGALAVFIVLPVVSFSGVTNPYRPEVYEVLTQYKYPLSSSIRTSLIDPDTPDDEYTRVNSKGEEWVLTFSDEFNAEGRTFYDGDDQFFQGVDIHYQATQDLEWYDPDAATTSNGTLHITLDAYKNHNLFYRSAMLQSWNKLCFTQGLIVTSVNLPNYGHKMGLWPGLWTLGNLARPGYLASTEGLWPYTYDSCDAGITPNQSSPDGISYLPGQRLNVCTCSGEDHPNPGVGRGAPEIDIIEGSVDDTLKTGVVSMSYQIAPYDVWYYPDYSFVEIHNSEVCAMNTYTGGPLQQAVSGLVTLNSTWYERGVGAGKFQEYGYEYMNDNDDGYITWYVGRGKENAAFTLHAWALSPNGNVGFRRISKEPMSIVINLGISNSWAYIDWPSLVFPSHMRVDYVRIYQPPDAISMTCDPEDYPTFDYIENHKAAYFNPNHTSWEMAGFKMPKNKLSGC, encoded by the coding sequence ATGTCCCACAGAGACCTCACGCATAATTACACAGATAGCCCTCGCAACCCGTTTGACGACGGCAGCGGGTCATACGACCTGAACTTCGACGACAGCGACGAGCTTCTCCAGCATGAGCGTCTGAACCTGATTGGCCCCGACGTCGTCGGTCCCGACGTTGTCGACCCCGAGCGGGCCCACTACAACGGCTACTACGCCGACCAGAGACGCTTTGTGTCGCTGCCCTCAAGTGGGCAGGGAAACGGCCAGTTTCTGGCCCTGGGTCAGGGCAACTTGGTCGCTCCCACCGAGTTCAACAGGTACCCGAGTCTTGCCAACCTGAGAGAACCCTCGCTGACGTCGCTTCTGTCGCAGTTCAGGCGACAAGGCGGCTCCCAGTACATGCAGTTGGCTCAGAACGGAGGTGGGTCGTCTGAAACTACCTCTTCCAACGGTGAGAACGTGCTGGACCCCTTTTTGGCCAAGGTCGACCTCTCACCCTTTGGCGGCTACCCGGCCCACCAGTTCCCCTTGCACATTGACGAGAAGGAGCCCGACGACTACTTGCACAACCCAGACCCGATTGCTGATGCTGCCTACGACAAGAACAGGTTCTGGTACGACCTCAAGCATATGGACCGCAGGGTCGGCTGGGGGCTTGTCGGATtcatcttgttgttggtgggGGCGTTGGCCGTTTTCATTGTGTTGCCGGTGGTTTCGTTTTCGGGCGTCACCAACCCTTACCGGCCCGAGGTGTACGAGGTGTTGACCCAGTACAAGTACCCGCTCTCGAGCTCCATCAGAACCTCTTTAATTGACCCTGACACCCCCGATGACGAGTATACTCGTGTCAACAGCAAAGGCGAAGAGTGGGTGTTGACTTTTTCCGATGAGTTCAACGCCGAGGGCAGAACTTTCTACGATGGCGACGACCAGTTTTTCCAGGGCGTGGATATCCACTACCAGGCCACCCAGGACTTGGAGTGGTACGACCCGGATGCTGCCACCACCTCCAACGGCACCCTCCACATCACTTTAGACGCCTACAAGAACCACAACTTGTTCTACAGGTCTGCTATGCTCCAGTCGTGGAACAAGCTTTGTTTCACCCAGGGCCTCATTGTTACCTCGGTTAACTTGCCCAACTACGGCCACAAAATGGGTCTTTGGCCTGGTCTTTGGACGTTGGGCAACTTGGCCCGTCCGGGCTATTTGGCCTCCACTGAAGGTTTGTGGCCATACACCTACGACTCTTGCGATGCGGGAATCACGCCAAACCAGTCTTCGCCAGATGGAATCTCGTATTTGCCGGGCCAGAGGTTGAACGTGTGCACGTGTTCTGGTGAAGACCACCCCAACCCGGGTGTGGGCAGAGGTGCGCCTGAAATCGATATCATTGAAGGTTCCGTTGATGACACTCTCAAAACTGGTGTGGTGTCTATGTCGTACCAGATTGCTCCATACGACGTGTGGTACTACCCTGACTATAGCTTCGTTGAGATCCACAACAGTGAAGTCTGTGCTATGAATACCTATACCGGAGGTCCACTTCAGCAGGCTGTTTCTGGTCTTGTGACCCTCAACTCTACGTGGTATGAGCGTGGTGTGGGTGCGGGAAAGTTCCAGGAGTATGGTTACGAATACATGAATGACAACGACGATGGCTACATTACGTGGTATGTTGGCAGAGGTAAGGAGAATGCTGCATTTACGTTGCACGCGTGGGCGTTGAGTCCTAACGGAAATGTGGGTTTCAGACGTATCTCCAAGGAGCCCATGTCCATCGTTATCAACTTGGGTATTTCCAACTCGTGGGCGTACATCGACTGGCCCTCACTCGTTTTTCCTTCCCATATGAGGGTGGACTACGTGAGAATCTACCAGCCTCCAGATGCCATCAGCATGACGTGTGATCCTGAAGACTACCCGACGTTTGACTACATCGAGAACCACAAGGCTGCCTACTTTAACCCCAACCATACCTCGTGGGAGATGGCAGGGTTCAAGATGCCGAAGAACAAACTCAGTGGTTGCTAG
- a CDS encoding SKN1/KRE6 family beta-glucan synthesis-associated protein: MVRDLTSNGPPSGYNTPQNPFVSELDNEHDSLSRNSNSSFTSSDQGELLQQNNPHSPRTQYGGRFAASSGYYSQNGTSANLLSGQSSNDHTPNLAVNGNNVEPVAPSEYDRYPSMAGSRVVSSTSLASQMRQEYSPKLGSGSGTPDDDDSMRSTNPFVSNVDFSPFGGYPASSFPLHIDEKEPDDYLHNPDPIADAAYDKNRFWYDLKTMDRRALGGALGVLFLLLAGVVVFVLLPVLFYSGATTPYHPEVYEVLSHYKYPLSSSIRTSLVDPDTPDDALYKENKDGEKWKLVFSDEFNAEGRTFYDGDDQFFQGVDIWYSGTQDLEWYDPDAITTANGTMISTLDAYKSHNLFYRSGMLQSWNKLCFTQGMILISAQLPNYGNKGGLWPGLWTMGNLGRPGYRASTEGSSPDGISYLPGQRLNACTCPGDDHPNPGTGRGAPEIDIIEAETDTNTMKLGLASQSYQIAPMDIWYYPDYSFLEIHNHEVTSANVYTGGPIQQAVSGVTTLNNTWYERGDDAGKYQVYGYEYLNDNENGHLTWYVGSDPTLTVHAKALGPNGNIGWRRISKEPMSIVMNLGISNSWAYIDWPEMIFPAHLRVDYVRIYQPEDQINVTCDPEDYPTVDYIENHLEAYMNPNLTLWSDTKYSTPRNKLAYNC, translated from the exons ATGGTCCGTGACTTGACCTCCAACGGGCCCCCACTGGGCTACAACACGCCGCAGAACCCCTTTGTGTCCGAGTTGGACAACGAGCACGATAGTCTCCTGAGAAactccaactcctccttcacctcTCTGGACCAGGGagagcttctccaacaaaacAACCCCCACAGTCCCAGAACACAGTACGGCGGCCGGTTTGCCGCCTCGCTGGGCTACTACTCGCAAAACGGCACCCTGGCAAACTTGTTGCTGGGCCAAAGCTCCAACGACCACACCCCCAACTTGGCAGTCAACGGCAACAACGTCGAGCCCGTGGCCCCTTCTGAGTACGATCGGTACCCGCTGATGGCGGGGTCGAGAGTGGTCTCGCTGACGTCGTTGGCCTCTCAAATGAGACAAGAGTACCTGCCCAAATTGGGTCTGGGACTGGGTACTCCCGACGACGACGATCTGATGAGACTGACCAACCCGTTTGTGTCGAACGTGGACTTCTCGCCGTTTGGCGGCTACCCAGCGCTGTCGTTCCCTCTCCACATTGACGAGAAAGAACCTGATGACTACTTGCACAACCCAGACCCAATTGCAGACGCCGCCTACGATAAGAACAGGTTCTGGTACGATCTCAAGACCATGGACAGAAGAGCGTTGGGAGGAGCACTTGGAgtgctttttttgttgcttgcAGGCGTGGTTGTGTTTGTGCTTTTGCCTGTGCTCTTCTACTCGGGAGCCACCACTCCTTACCACCCAGAAGTATACGAGGTGTTGAGCCACTACAAGTACCCGCTCTCGAGCTCCATCAGAACGTCGCTTGTGGACCCAGACACCCCCGATGACGCCTTATACAAGGAGAACAAGGACGGAGAAAAATGGAAATTGGTGTTTTCCGACGAGTTCAACGCCGAGGGCAGAACCTTCTACGACGGAGACGACCAGTTCTTCCAGGGCGTGGACATTTGGTACTCAGGAACCCAGGATTTGGAGTGGTACGACCCCGACGCCATCACCACCGCCAACGGCACCATGATCCTGACGTTGGACGCATACAAGAGCCACAATTTGTTCTACCGCTCAGGCATGCTCCAGTCGTGGAACAAGCTCTGCTTCACCCAGGGCATGATTCTCATATCTGCGCAGCTCCCCAATTACGGCAACAAGGGCGGTCTCTGGCCCGGTCTCTGGACCATGGGCAACTTGGGCCGTCCAGGTTATAGAGCATCCACCGAGGGT TCTTCGCCCGATGGAATCTCGTACTTGCCGGGCCAGAGATTGAACGCATGCACTTGCCCAGGCGACGACCACCCCAACCCGGGAACGGGCCGAGGAGCCCCCGAAATCGATATCATCGAGGCCGAAACAGACACAAACACCATGAAGCTCGGGTTGGCGTCCCAGTCGTACCAGATAGCGCCCATGGACATCTGGTACTACCCGGACTACAGCTTTCTCGAGATCCACAACCACGAGGTCACCAGCGCCAACGTATACACTGGAGGCCCCATCCAGCAAGCTGTTTCGGGAGTGACCACCTTGAACAACACCTGGTACGAGCGGGGCGACGACGCAGGCAAGTACCAGGTCTACGGGTACGAGTATCTCAACGACAACGAAAACGGCCACTTGACGTGGTATGTGGGAAGCGACCCCACGCTTACAGTCCATGCCAAAGCGCTAGGCCCCAACGGTAATATTGGGTGGAGACGCATTTCCAAGGAGCCCATGTCGATCGTGATGAACTTGGGTATCTCCAACTCGTGGGCGTACATCGACTGGCCCGAGATGATCTTCCCAGCACACCTTCGGGTGGACTACGTGAGAATCTACCAGCCCGAGGACCAGATCAACGTTACGTGTGATCCAGAAGACTACCCAACGGTTGACTACATTGAGAACCATTTGGAGGCGTACATGAACCCCAACTTGACGTTGTGGTCTGACACGAAGTACTCGACGCCCCGCAACAAGTTGGCCTACAACTGCTGA
- the NCE102 gene encoding Nce102p yields MLAIGDAILLNFGVFAAAFGILFSSIYGVLAYLIAALAWPVILFIFDFLNCVFTFAAATAIAAGIRCHSCTNQSYLDDNNITQGSTARCRKAQASTAFLYFSFFIFLASAVFSGISMSKGGIFGGSTRSRGVGVPSVSQV; encoded by the exons ATGTTGGCTATCGGCGACGCCATCTTGC TTAACTTTGGTGTGTTCGCTGCTGCCTTTGGTATCTTGTTTTCGTCAATCTACGGTGTTTTGGCTTACCTCATTGCCGCCCTTGCATGGCCCGTcattttgttcatttttgacttcttgaactgTGTCTTCActtttgctgctgcaacCGCCATTGCCGCTGGCATCCGCTGCCACTCGTGCACAAACCAGTCGTACTTGGACgacaacaacatcacccAGGGCTCGACGGCGCGTTGCAGAAAGGCGCAGGCGCTGACTGCGTTCTTGTACTTTTCgtttttcatcttcttggctCTGGCTGTGTTCTCGGGCATCTCGATGAGCAAGGGCGGTATCTTTGGCGGCTCGACCAGATCCAGGGGCGTTGGTGTGCCCAGCGTTTCTCAGGTGTAA
- the HGT4 gene encoding glucose sensor, with protein MTIPLLHTHTNSSEELHLRHLRQKSSSRSAIIVGLVAAVGGFLYGYDTGLINDIMEMQYVKTHIPSHEGDFNTHERALITAVLSLGTFFGALIAPFISDKYGRKSSIIVSSAIIFNVGNVLQVSATDVGLLCAGRGISGLAVGTLSAIVPLYQAEASPKWVRGSVVFTYQWAITWGLLLASAICQGTRKMSSSASYRIPIGIQFLWSTTLCIGMLFLPESPRFYVQKDNIQQALASLSKLRRLPDDDADLIEELVEIKANYDYEMSFGRTTYLDCFRSGGGRHKQRLRMATGMGIHAFQQCSGINFIFYYGVNFFSNTGVGNYYLMSFFTYLVNVVFTIPGIAFIDIVGRRKLFMWGGCGMSFCNFVIAIVGVSVSAQQARSIVSIVFSCCFIACFASSWGGATWALSADIYGISIRQKAVAITAATNWLVNFVFAFITPYLIDTGKHTAALGNRIFFIWGGFNALGVVYVYFMVYETKGLKLEEVDFMYMNCENSRASTKFVSRAIDYSNMPTGNAGTGTTFGSISSNTDINRLVEANKASSSPSTGENLGMNEIRHRNIPKSEVPNTAITNNFHHLSPTVSDTSSEASASANSTMSTPGITDYQKYLMSLKEHDDNQMARTDSSHTSASTRRKLKFGSKMTTPEKKLSSSASRKHSLATATGTSNHSSSYVSASALQDGIGKKSGLVNAASFFASPPSDSDSDDSDDEEENNQEERREKSNE; from the coding sequence ATGACGATTCCCCTCCTCCACACACACACAAACTCGTCTGAGGAGCTCCATCTACGCCATCTTCGGCAGAAGCTGCTGCTGCGTCTGGCCATCATCGTCGGTCTCGTGGCTGCCGTGGGCGGGTTTCTCTACGGCTACGATACTGGGCTCATCAACGACATCATGGAAATGCAGTATGTGAAAACACACATCCCGCTGCACGAGGGCGACTTCAACACCCACGAGCGGGCCTTGATCACGGCCGTGTTATCGCTCGGAACCTTTTTCGGCGCTCTTATAGCTCCGTTCATATCAGACAAGTATGGCCGGAAGCTGTCGATTATCGTCAGCTCGGCGATCATCTTCAATGTGGGCAATGTGCTTCAAGTGAGCGCTACCGACGTGGGGCTTCTATGTGCTGGGCGTGGTATTTCTGGCTTGGCAGTGGGAACGCTATCGGCTATCGTACCGTTATACCAGGCTGAGGCTTCGCCGAAATGGGTCAGAGGTTCTGTTGTGTTCACGTATCAGTGGGCCATCACATGGGGGCTTCTCCTAGCGCTGGCGATCTGCCAGGGAACTCGCAAAATGTCGTCTTCAGCCAGCTATAGAATTCCCATTGGCATACAATTTCTCTGGAGCACCACGCTTTGTATAGGTATGTTGTTTCTTCCGGAGAGCCCCAGATTTTACGTGCAAAAGGACAATATCCAGCAGGCGTTGGCGAGTCTTCTGAAACTACGGCGTCTTCCCGATGACGACGCCGACTTGATCGAGGAGTTGGTGGAAATCAAGGCCAACTACGATTACGAAATGAGTTTTGGCAGAACAACCTATTTGGACTGCTTCAGGCTGGGAGGTGGTCGCCATAAGCAGAGACTCCGCATGGCCACAGGAATGGGGATCCATGCTTTCCAACAGTGTTCAGGCATCAACTTCATATTCTACTATGgagtcaatttttttaGTAACACCGGCGTGGGCAACTACTACCTCATGTCCTTCTTCACGTACTTGGTGAATGTGGTATTCACCATTCCGGGTATTGCATTTATCGATATCGTCGGTCGGCGAAAGTTGTTCATGTGGGGCGGTTGTGGAATGAGCTTCTGTAATTTCGTCATTGCCATTGTGGGTGTTTCTGTCAGTGCCCAGCAGGCCAGATCAATCGTCAGCATTGTATTTTCGTGCTGTTTCATCGCGTGTTTTGCTTCGAGCTGGGGTGGTGCCACATGGGCGCTTTCCGCAGATATTTACGGTATTAGTATTCGACAGAAAGCTGTTGCCATCACCGCTGCCACAAACTGGCTAGTCAATTTCGTGTTTGCCTTCATCACGCCTTACCTTATAGACACAGGCAAGCACACCGCGGCGCTTGGAAACCGAATCTTCTTTATATGGGGCGGTTTTAACGCTTTGGGTGTAGTCTACGTATATTTCATGGTGTACGAGACGAAAGGCTTGAAGTTAGAGGAAGTTGACTTCATGTACATGAATTGCGAGAattcaagagcttcaacaaaatttGTGAGTCGGGCAATCGACTACTCGAATATGCCAACGGGAAACGCTGGCACGGGCACCACCTTCGGTTCTATTTCTTCAAACACCGATATCAATCGGCTTGTGGAGGCTAACAAAGCTTCATCGTCACCATCCACGGGAGAAAACTTGGGAATGAACGAAATCAGACACCGGAATATCCCGAAAAGTGAAGTTCCAAACACCGCCATAACTAACAACTTCCACCACCTATCACCTACCGTCAGTGACACCTCCAGCGAGGCTCTGGCGTCTGCCAACTCGACGATGTCGACCCCAGGCATCACAGATTATCAAAAATATCTCATGTCGTTGAAAGAACACGACGACAACCAAATGGCGAGAACAGACTCGTCGCACACATCGGCATCTACTAGACGAAAGCTAAAATTTGGGTCTAAAATGACCACTCCCGAGAAGAAACTTCTGTCCTCTGCTAGCAGAAAACACAGTCTAGCTACGGCCACAGGCACGTCAAATCATTCAAGCTCGTACGTATCTGCCAGCGCATTGCAAGATGGCATTGGGAAAAAGAGTGGGTTGGTGAACGCTGCGCTGTTTTTCGCCAGTCCTCCAAGCGACTCTGATTCAGATGACCTggatgacgaggaggagaaCAACCAGGAAGAGCGCAGAGAGAAAAGCAATGAGTGA
- the CCC1 gene encoding Ccc1p yields the protein MLVQAKNAVSKFFQPDQSDEELARAERLLDNDQSPYGSTEGVDRAQQVANEEAIGNAIKSHNNSSDEESEGNGFFSSFDPRVMSDIIIGLSDGLTVPFALTAGLSSLGSSKIVITGGMAELVSGAISMGLGGYLAAKSEGDYYKSEVKKEKLEFFRKPELINQDAAEIMLDLGASESTIASFLKDLDSKPKNLIDFVIRFGKGLEAPAEGREFTSALTIGSGYFFGGFVPLIPYFFTNTVKTGLIISVVVMLVTLFIFGYVKTIVSLGEDCGLRRKVSEGLQMVAIGSCAAGAAWTLVYFIDN from the coding sequence ATGTTGGTGCAAGCGAAAAACGCCGTGAGCAAATTTTTTCAGCCAGACCAGTCTGACGAAGAGTTGGCCAGAGCTGAAAGACTATTGGACAACGACCAGAGCCCCTACGGATCGACCGAAGGAGTCGACAGAGCTCAGCAGGTGGCCAACGAAGAAGCAATTGGCAACGCCATCAAGTCAcacaacaacagcagcgACGAGGAAAGTGAAGGAAATGGCTTTTTTTCCAGTTTTGACCCAAGAGTGATGAGTGACATTATCATTGGTCTTTCCGATGGGTTGACGGTTCCGTTTGCGTTGACCGCGggtctttcttctcttggtTCTTCCAAAATCGTTATTACCGGTGGTATGGCCGAATTGGTTTCTGGTGCCATCTCTATGGGTCTTGGTGGGTACTTGGCGGCCAAGTCTGAGGGCGACTACTATAAGAGTgaagtcaagaaagaaaagcttgagtttttcagAAAGCCCGAGCTCATCAACCAGGACGCCGCCGAGATCATGTTGGACTTGGGTGCGTCTGAATCTACCATTGCTTCGTTTCTCAAAGACTTGGACCTGAAACCTAAGAACCTTattgactttgtcattCGTTTTGGCAAAGGCTTGGAAGCCCCAGCAGAGGGCCGTGAGTTTACGTCGGCATTGACCATCGGCCTGGGCTACTTTTTCGGTGGATTTGTGCCCTTGATTCCCTACTTCTTTACCAACACCGTGAAAACGGGTCTCATCATCTCCGTGGTGGTTATGCTTGTCACGTTATTCATTTTCGGCTACGTCAAGACCATTGTTTCCTTGGGTGAAGATTGCGGTCTTCGCAGAAAAGTGTCTGAAGGTTTACAGATGGTTGCTATTGGCTCGTGTGCCGCCGGCGCCGCGTGGACGTTGGTGTACTTCATTGATAACTAA